A portion of the Clostridium gelidum genome contains these proteins:
- a CDS encoding amino acid ABC transporter ATP-binding protein gives MEAAAKMNIDGSILEICHLGKTFGNNQVLKDIDFNIKQGDVVCIIGASGSGKSTLLRCINMLETPTSGEVLHNKENILNKRKEITSYRAKVGMVFQQFNLFNNMTVIENCMIGVIKVLKKDKEYAKDISMRYLKKVGMAPYINAKPHQLSGGQKQRVAIARALAMEPEVLLFDEPTSALDPEMVGEVLEVMRALAKEGMTMIIVTHEMAFARDVSTRTVFMENGVIVEDDIPDVIFNNPKNKRTREFLARFMEH, from the coding sequence ATGGAAGCTGCTGCAAAAATGAATATTGATGGTTCTATATTGGAAATTTGCCATTTAGGAAAGACTTTTGGGAATAACCAAGTATTAAAAGATATTGATTTTAATATAAAGCAAGGAGATGTAGTTTGTATTATTGGTGCATCAGGATCGGGAAAATCAACTCTTCTTAGATGTATAAATATGTTAGAAACTCCTACTTCAGGCGAGGTACTACACAATAAAGAGAATATACTAAATAAACGCAAAGAAATAACAAGCTACAGGGCAAAAGTTGGCATGGTATTTCAACAATTTAATCTGTTTAATAATATGACAGTGATTGAAAATTGTATGATTGGAGTTATTAAAGTTCTAAAAAAAGATAAAGAATATGCTAAAGATATTTCTATGAGATATTTAAAAAAAGTAGGGATGGCACCTTACATTAATGCTAAGCCACATCAACTTTCAGGAGGACAAAAACAACGTGTTGCTATTGCTCGTGCACTTGCAATGGAACCAGAAGTGCTTTTATTTGATGAACCAACTAGTGCTTTAGATCCTGAAATGGTAGGAGAAGTTTTAGAGGTTATGCGTGCACTTGCTAAAGAAGGTATGACTATGATTATAGTTACTCATGAAATGGCTTTTGCAAGAGATGTATCTACTAGAACTGTATTCATGGAAAATGGGGTTATTGTAGAAGATGATATTCCAGATGTTATCTTCAATAATCCTAAAAATAAGCGTACACGCGAATTTTTAGCTAGATTTATGGAACATTAA
- a CDS encoding ABC transporter permease, with protein sequence MLGKLMKYELKSTARTLIPLYIALLAFAIINKIFIGAGLADKLEGFGSIPFILSIFAYGCTMAAVFIVTFFVIIQRFYKNLLGDEGYLMNTLPVSTITNITSKLSIATFWNIVSGFVAILSIIIMAFNPGAFNYFFRELFRVLSEGCAQFGFQLYVVIIEIIIAILIGLVRSLTMIYASISIGHLFSKHRILSAFGAFIVLNLITAAISSAVGMAFSFSNFNIVFDNIESFYNIHMFLLFAILFDLVFFIAYFIITNYILKNKLNLE encoded by the coding sequence ATGTTAGGAAAATTAATGAAATATGAACTTAAATCAACTGCTAGAACCCTTATTCCACTTTATATAGCACTACTCGCTTTTGCTATTATTAATAAAATTTTTATTGGAGCTGGTCTTGCTGATAAGCTTGAAGGCTTTGGTTCAATTCCTTTTATACTCAGCATTTTTGCGTATGGATGTACTATGGCTGCTGTTTTTATAGTTACATTTTTTGTAATAATACAAAGATTTTATAAAAATTTACTTGGAGATGAAGGATATTTAATGAATACTCTTCCTGTATCTACCATCACTAATATTACAAGTAAACTTTCAATTGCAACTTTTTGGAACATTGTAAGTGGATTTGTAGCAATACTTTCAATAATTATTATGGCATTTAATCCTGGTGCTTTTAATTACTTTTTTCGTGAATTATTTAGAGTGCTTTCAGAGGGATGTGCCCAATTTGGATTTCAACTTTATGTAGTAATTATAGAAATAATTATTGCCATTTTAATAGGATTAGTAAGATCTCTTACAATGATATATGCATCTATATCAATTGGACATTTATTTAGTAAACACAGAATACTTTCAGCATTTGGTGCATTTATAGTCTTAAACTTGATTACAGCTGCAATTTCATCTGCTGTAGGAATGGCTTTTTCATTTTCAAATTTCAATATTGTGTTTGATAATATTGAATCATTTTACAATATTCACATGTTTCTATTATTTGCTATATTATTTGATTTAGTATTCTTCATAGCTTACTTTATAATAACTAATTATATATTAAAAAATAAATTAAATTTAGAATAA
- a CDS encoding ABC transporter ATP-binding protein: protein MDNIPILECKNLVKTYGNSEALKGIDLTINRGRIVGLLGPNGSGKSTLIKLANGLLTPSSGEILINGLNPGIETKKIVSYLPERTYLNDWMKVSDIINFFRDFYDNFNPEKAYEMLQKLNINPNDKLRTMSKGTKEKVQLILVMSREADLYLLDEPIAGVDPAARDYILNTIITNYNENATIIISTHLISDIERVLDDVVFISSGKIFLTKSVDEIRETEGKSVDTLFREVFKC from the coding sequence GTGGATAACATCCCTATTTTAGAATGTAAGAACTTAGTTAAAACCTATGGTAATTCTGAAGCTTTAAAAGGTATCGACTTAACAATTAATCGTGGTAGAATTGTTGGACTTTTAGGACCTAATGGTAGTGGTAAAAGTACCCTTATAAAACTTGCGAATGGTCTTTTAACTCCATCAAGTGGAGAAATATTAATAAATGGTCTTAATCCTGGAATTGAAACAAAAAAAATTGTTTCCTATTTACCTGAGAGAACATATTTAAATGATTGGATGAAAGTTTCTGATATTATTAATTTCTTTAGAGATTTTTATGATAATTTTAATCCTGAAAAAGCCTATGAAATGCTTCAAAAATTAAATATAAATCCTAATGATAAATTAAGAACTATGTCTAAAGGGACAAAGGAAAAAGTTCAACTTATTTTAGTTATGAGCAGAGAAGCTGATCTTTATTTATTAGATGAACCAATAGCTGGTGTTGATCCTGCAGCTAGAGATTACATTTTAAATACAATCATCACTAACTATAATGAAAATGCAACTATTATTATATCCACTCACCTTATCTCCGATATTGAAAGAGTATTAGATGATGTAGTATTTATTTCATCCGGAAAAATATTCTTAACTAAAAGTGTAGATGAAATTAGAGAAACTGAAGGAAAGAGTGTTGATACTCTATTTAGGGAGGTATTTAAATGTTAG
- a CDS encoding GntR family transcriptional regulator — MSWNFNDDRPIYLQIMEQIQLRIISGVYKVGEKLPSVRDMASDASVNPNTMQKALTELERTGLVFSQRTSGRFITEDSNMIKDIRNGLAKEQIEKFLYNMEKIGYTKQETIQLVENISKEMK, encoded by the coding sequence ATGTCATGGAATTTTAATGACGATAGACCAATCTATCTGCAAATAATGGAACAAATACAACTTAGGATAATTTCAGGCGTATATAAAGTTGGTGAAAAATTACCATCTGTTAGAGATATGGCAAGTGACGCATCAGTTAATCCAAACACAATGCAAAAAGCATTGACCGAATTAGAACGAACAGGTTTAGTATTTAGCCAAAGAACAAGTGGCAGATTTATTACGGAGGATAGTAATATGATTAAAGATATTAGAAATGGACTTGCAAAAGAGCAGATTGAAAAATTTCTTTATAACATGGAGAAAATCGGATATACAAAACAAGAAACAATTCAACTGGTAGAAAATATATCAAAGGAGATGAAATAA
- a CDS encoding PocR ligand-binding domain-containing protein: MIKMLENNELDMNALEIKDIIDIKLLQKFQDDFALAMNCASVTVDKDGNPVTNPSSYTRFCDGFIHSTKKGDDRCAASHKRMGEEAARTGKPFVGPCHAGLIDFAAPIIVEGKLIGTVLGGQVLSDSPKEQSYIQIAKEIDVNGDLLVEAVHEVNIVDFKNIEKAASVLFIVVNTLAKNGFNQIELDMVSKRLSNNFMQVSATIEELSASANNISSQQEELNGEITQVGVITEHINSILDAIKGIASQTKMLGLNASIEAARAGELGRGFSVVAKEIQNLAENSKQTAISISELTTKIQESVNGTIKNSKITLETTKEQSSAMEAVGENIQDSVYIVEQLSNMMEKLK, from the coding sequence ATGATAAAAATGTTAGAAAATAATGAACTAGATATGAATGCTTTGGAGATAAAAGACATAATTGATATCAAGTTATTACAAAAATTTCAGGATGATTTTGCACTTGCAATGAATTGTGCAAGTGTAACTGTGGATAAGGATGGGAATCCAGTAACCAATCCTAGTAGTTATACAAGGTTTTGTGACGGGTTTATTCATTCAACTAAAAAGGGTGATGATAGGTGTGCCGCTTCTCATAAAAGGATGGGAGAAGAAGCAGCAAGAACGGGTAAACCTTTTGTAGGACCATGTCATGCAGGACTTATAGATTTTGCAGCACCTATTATAGTGGAAGGCAAATTAATTGGGACAGTGTTAGGTGGACAAGTGCTATCAGATTCGCCTAAAGAACAAAGTTATATACAAATCGCAAAAGAAATAGATGTAAATGGAGATTTACTTGTAGAAGCAGTGCATGAAGTTAATATAGTAGATTTTAAAAATATAGAAAAAGCAGCAAGCGTATTATTTATTGTTGTAAATACTCTTGCTAAAAATGGATTTAATCAAATTGAATTAGATATGGTTTCAAAAAGATTATCAAATAATTTTATGCAAGTATCTGCTACAATAGAAGAACTATCAGCTTCAGCAAATAATATTTCGTCTCAACAAGAAGAATTAAATGGTGAAATAACTCAAGTAGGAGTGATTACAGAACATATTAATAGCATACTTGATGCTATTAAAGGCATAGCATCTCAAACTAAAATGTTAGGACTTAATGCATCTATTGAAGCTGCACGTGCAGGAGAATTAGGAAGAGGATTTTCAGTTGTTGCAAAAGAAATACAAAATTTAGCCGAAAATTCTAAGCAAACAGCCATAAGTATTTCAGAGTTAACAACTAAAATACAAGAATCAGTTAATGGAACTATAAAAAACTCTAAAATAACCCTTGAAACAACTAAAGAGCAATCATCAGCTATGGAAGCAGTTGGTGAAAATATTCAAGATTCTGTATATATTGTGGAACAATTAAGTAACATGATGGAAAAATTAAAATAA
- the nadA gene encoding quinolinate synthase NadA, producing MGIDLVKEILRLKKEKNAIILAHYYQPGLVQELADYVGDSYYLSEIARDCKEEVIMFCGVRFMAESAKILSPQKIVLMPCPSAGCSMADMASGKALVELKEKHPDAYVVCYINSTYNVKAHCDVSVTSSSALKILKNVPNKQIMFLPDRNLGGYIAEFFPEKEFILWDGFCRCHNKISREDILKEKEKYKDAKVLVHPECTKEIRDMADYIGSTSGIIDYATNDGGNEFIIGTEEGILHELKKKNPSKSFFIPGDKICCQDMKKTTLENLYDALLNMHNEIILDEDIRKKALRSLENMHILGSIETTDKLQSTETTNKLGN from the coding sequence ATGGGGATAGATTTAGTAAAAGAAATATTAAGACTAAAAAAAGAAAAAAATGCAATTATCCTTGCTCATTATTATCAGCCAGGATTAGTGCAAGAGTTAGCAGATTATGTAGGGGATTCTTATTATTTAAGTGAAATAGCTAGAGATTGCAAAGAGGAAGTTATAATGTTTTGTGGAGTTAGGTTCATGGCTGAAAGCGCAAAGATTTTATCGCCACAAAAAATAGTTTTAATGCCATGTCCTAGTGCAGGGTGTTCTATGGCAGATATGGCGAGTGGTAAGGCGTTAGTGGAATTAAAGGAAAAGCATCCAGATGCTTATGTGGTTTGTTATATAAATTCAACGTACAATGTAAAAGCTCACTGTGATGTATCAGTAACATCTTCAAGTGCATTAAAGATATTAAAAAATGTACCTAATAAACAAATAATGTTTTTACCAGATAGAAATCTAGGGGGATATATTGCAGAGTTTTTTCCAGAAAAAGAATTTATATTATGGGATGGTTTTTGCAGATGTCATAATAAGATAAGCAGAGAAGACATATTAAAAGAAAAAGAAAAATATAAAGATGCTAAGGTATTAGTTCATCCAGAATGTACAAAAGAAATTAGAGATATGGCAGATTATATTGGAAGTACAAGTGGAATAATAGATTATGCAACTAATGACGGTGGTAATGAATTTATAATAGGAACAGAAGAAGGGATATTGCATGAATTAAAAAAGAAAAATCCAAGTAAGAGTTTTTTTATTCCTGGAGATAAAATATGTTGTCAAGATATGAAGAAGACAACCCTTGAAAATTTATATGATGCCCTATTAAATATGCATAATGAAATTATTTTAGATGAAGATATTAGAAAAAAAGCACTAAGGTCTTTAGAGAACATGCATATATTGGGATCTATAGAAACTACAGATAAATTACAATCTACCGAAACTACAAATAAGTTAGGCAACTAG
- a CDS encoding L-aspartate oxidase has product MNKFVDALIIGSGVSGLYCALNLRKDLNILIVCKDKISCTNTYLAQGGISVARGEKDIPLYIEDTLKAGKYKNDLEAVKVLTCESMENIKNLMEMGLEFDKNEDKSLNFTKEGAHSINRIVHTKDNTGENTAKILIEKVKQKDNIQIYEDTYFVDIIEKEIKCIGAILIKENEQINVYAKTVVLATGGIGGLFNNSTNQRILTGDGIAVAARHNITLKDINYIQIHPTAFYEEENNVRRFLISESLRGEGGILTNVNGERFVDELLPRDVVSEAVYKQIRETGTPYVNLDIRFLGQDYIINRFSTIYKECLKRGTDITKEYIKVSPAQHFFMGGIKVDLNSKTSMENLYAVGETSCTGIHGANRLASNSLLEGLVFSRRAARLINNSVDDLEIKVLTVDEINTSMEEISNKNKELAMKVIKEKGGKLDDELLSCR; this is encoded by the coding sequence ATGAATAAATTTGTTGATGCATTAATAATAGGTTCAGGGGTATCAGGTCTTTATTGTGCATTAAATTTAAGAAAAGATTTAAATATTTTGATTGTATGCAAGGATAAAATTAGTTGTACTAATACTTATTTAGCTCAAGGGGGAATATCTGTTGCAAGAGGTGAAAAGGACATTCCTTTATATATAGAAGATACTTTAAAAGCTGGAAAGTATAAAAATGATTTAGAAGCTGTTAAAGTATTAACTTGTGAATCAATGGAGAATATAAAAAATTTAATGGAAATGGGTTTGGAATTTGACAAAAACGAAGATAAAAGTTTGAATTTTACTAAAGAAGGCGCACATTCTATAAATAGAATAGTTCATACAAAGGATAATACAGGGGAAAATACAGCTAAGATTCTTATTGAAAAAGTTAAACAAAAAGATAATATACAAATATATGAAGATACTTATTTTGTAGACATAATAGAGAAAGAAATTAAGTGTATTGGAGCTATATTAATAAAAGAAAATGAGCAAATAAATGTTTATGCAAAAACTGTAGTCCTTGCAACTGGTGGAATAGGTGGATTGTTTAATAATTCGACAAATCAAAGAATATTAACTGGAGATGGAATAGCAGTTGCGGCACGTCATAACATAACCTTAAAAGATATTAATTATATTCAAATTCATCCAACAGCATTTTATGAAGAAGAGAATAATGTACGGAGATTTTTAATATCTGAATCTTTAAGAGGAGAAGGTGGAATCCTTACAAATGTTAATGGAGAAAGATTTGTAGATGAACTTTTGCCTAGAGATGTGGTTTCAGAAGCGGTGTATAAGCAAATAAGAGAAACAGGAACACCTTATGTAAATTTAGATATAAGATTTTTGGGACAAGATTATATAATAAATAGATTTTCAACTATTTATAAAGAGTGTTTAAAGAGAGGAACAGATATAACAAAAGAATATATTAAAGTTTCTCCAGCTCAACACTTTTTTATGGGTGGCATAAAGGTAGACTTAAATTCTAAGACATCTATGGAAAATTTATATGCAGTTGGGGAAACAAGTTGCACGGGAATACATGGAGCTAATAGACTTGCAAGTAATTCTTTACTTGAGGGACTTGTATTTTCAAGAAGAGCTGCACGTTTAATTAACAATTCTGTGGATGATTTGGAAATTAAAGTTTTAACTGTGGATGAAATAAATACATCTATGGAAGAAATATCAAATAAAAATAAGGAATTAGCTATGAAGGTTATAAAAGAAAAGGGGGGCAAGCTAGATGATGAATTACTTAGTTGTAGATAA
- the nadC gene encoding carboxylating nicotinate-nucleotide diphosphorylase, giving the protein MNYLVVDKIIKNALIEDIPSEDITTNSIVDTKSISTVELLCKEEGIIAGLEIFKRVFEILGNVEVELYKCDGDRVYPKDKVGFLKGSTRNLLMGERIALNLLQRMSGIATLTNEFVNKIKHTNAKLLDTRKTTPNLRILEKYSVKIGGGCNHRFNLSDGVMLKDNHISAAGGIKNAVELVRKNSSFVRKIEVETESLEMVKEALDAKVDIIMLDNMSLDVAKEAVNLINKKALIEFSGNVELSNIKEIAEIGVDYISVGALTHSAKILDFSMKNLTLI; this is encoded by the coding sequence ATGAATTACTTAGTTGTAGATAAGATAATAAAGAATGCACTTATAGAAGATATTCCAAGTGAAGATATAACAACAAATTCAATTGTCGATACAAAAAGCATTTCTACAGTAGAGTTATTATGCAAAGAAGAAGGAATAATTGCTGGGCTTGAAATTTTCAAAAGAGTGTTTGAAATACTAGGAAATGTGGAAGTTGAATTATATAAATGTGATGGTGATAGGGTATATCCAAAAGATAAAGTTGGATTTTTAAAGGGAAGTACTAGAAATTTGCTAATGGGAGAAAGAATAGCATTAAACTTATTACAAAGAATGAGTGGGATAGCTACTTTAACTAATGAATTTGTAAATAAAATAAAGCATACAAATGCAAAGTTATTAGATACAAGAAAAACAACACCAAACCTTAGAATATTAGAAAAATATTCAGTGAAAATTGGAGGTGGATGTAATCACAGATTTAATTTATCGGACGGAGTTATGCTTAAGGACAATCACATAAGTGCAGCAGGTGGAATAAAAAATGCTGTAGAGCTTGTAAGAAAGAATTCGTCATTTGTTAGAAAAATTGAAGTTGAAACTGAAAGTCTAGAAATGGTGAAGGAAGCATTAGACGCAAAAGTTGATATAATAATGCTTGATAATATGAGTTTAGATGTAGCAAAAGAAGCAGTGAATCTCATAAACAAAAAAGCATTAATAGAATTTTCGGGGAATGTGGAATTAAGTAATATTAAAGAAATAGCAGAAATAGGAGTAGATTATATATCTGTGGGAGCTTTAACTCATTCGGCAAAGATATTGGATTTTAGTATGAAGAATTTAACTTTGATCTGA